From Luteitalea sp., a single genomic window includes:
- the recO gene encoding DNA repair protein RecO, whose protein sequence is MPLYSGEALILRTYKLGEADRIVVFLTRDRGKKRGVAKGARRARSRFLGTLEPLTRASIAYYEREHRELVRLGEAESLRSPLVAQQPDAFGYAGYFAALLDEWLPEGDVHERVYRLGVATLEALTSTAPLDVLGRYFEYWLLRLQGVYPSIEGCARCGRPFTEGARLAARGHLFVCLACTPEDGGVRLSPEAFDFLRRFARVAPSALGGGPVGRGALAELDAAHRALLAWHLEKDPRPGRVLREIQG, encoded by the coding sequence ATGCCGCTCTACTCGGGCGAGGCGCTGATCCTGCGCACCTATAAGCTGGGCGAGGCCGACCGCATCGTCGTCTTCCTCACGCGCGACCGCGGTAAGAAGCGGGGCGTGGCGAAAGGAGCCCGACGGGCCCGGTCGCGGTTTCTCGGCACGCTCGAGCCGCTCACGCGCGCCAGCATTGCCTATTACGAGCGCGAGCACCGCGAGCTGGTGCGACTCGGTGAGGCGGAGTCACTCAGGTCGCCGCTTGTCGCGCAACAACCTGATGCCTTTGGTTATGCTGGGTACTTTGCGGCACTTCTCGATGAGTGGCTCCCGGAAGGAGACGTGCACGAGCGCGTGTATCGCCTGGGCGTGGCGACGCTCGAGGCGCTCACCTCGACGGCGCCGCTCGACGTGCTCGGGCGGTACTTCGAGTACTGGTTGCTGCGACTCCAGGGTGTGTACCCCTCGATCGAGGGGTGCGCGCGCTGCGGGCGTCCGTTCACGGAGGGCGCCCGTCTCGCGGCTCGGGGCCATCTGTTCGTCTGCCTGGCTTGCACGCCGGAGGACGGCGGCGTGAGACTCTCGCCCGAGGCATTCGACTTCCTGCGGCGGTTTGCCCGCGTGGCACCATCGGCGCTCGGAGGGGGCCCAGTGGGGCGGGGCGCCTTGGCAGAGCTGGACGCGGCTCACCGGGCCCTGCTCGCGTGGCATCTCGAGAAGGATCCGAGACCGGGTCGGGTGCTCAGGGAGATACAAGGATAG
- a CDS encoding GTPase Era — MRSGFVALLGRPNAGKSTLLNRVVGTKLAIVSDKPQTTRHRILGVKNYPDGQIVFVDTPGVHRPLHRMNVRMVDAALGSARDADVVVMLVDASERTGSGDRYMIETLRQVNMPVVLALNKIDRVAKPRLLPLIEWYRQQHEFTEIMPLSALTGDGVDILVQAVLRLLPESEALYPEDYLTDQSSRLLAAELVREQVLRHTHGELPFTTTVLVDRFEGEEEERALLHIYCSIVVERPSQKAIVIGRAGQMIKQIGTAARHELEAILGRHVYLDLHVKVREDWRDNERILNDAGLPGR; from the coding sequence ATGAGATCCGGCTTTGTCGCCCTTCTCGGTCGTCCCAACGCGGGCAAGTCGACGTTGCTGAACCGCGTCGTCGGGACGAAGCTCGCCATTGTCTCCGACAAGCCGCAGACGACCCGCCATCGAATCCTTGGCGTGAAGAACTACCCGGACGGGCAGATCGTGTTCGTCGACACGCCGGGCGTGCATCGCCCGTTGCACCGGATGAACGTGCGCATGGTCGACGCCGCGCTGGGATCGGCCCGCGACGCGGACGTTGTCGTCATGCTCGTCGACGCGAGCGAGAGGACTGGCTCGGGTGACCGTTACATGATCGAGACGCTGCGCCAGGTGAACATGCCCGTGGTGCTGGCGCTGAACAAGATCGATCGGGTGGCCAAGCCGCGCTTGCTCCCACTCATCGAGTGGTACCGTCAGCAGCACGAGTTCACCGAGATCATGCCGCTCTCGGCGCTGACGGGCGACGGTGTCGACATCCTCGTGCAGGCGGTGCTCCGCCTCCTCCCCGAGAGCGAGGCACTCTATCCGGAAGACTACCTGACCGATCAATCCTCACGTCTGCTGGCGGCCGAGCTCGTCCGAGAGCAGGTGCTGCGCCACACACACGGCGAGTTACCGTTCACGACCACGGTGCTCGTCGATCGCTTCGAGGGCGAAGAGGAGGAGCGCGCACTCTTGCACATCTACTGCTCGATTGTCGTCGAGCGGCCCTCGCAAAAGGCGATCGTGATTGGCCGCGCCGGGCAGATGATCAAGCAGATCGGGACTGCCGCGCGCCATGAGCTCGAAGCCATACTGGGCAGGCATGTCTATCTCGACCTACACGTCAAAGTGCGGGAAGACTGGCGCGACAACGAGCGCATCCTCAACGACGCCGGTCTGCCTGGGCGATAG
- the mgtE gene encoding magnesium transporter yields the protein MPPRRLDVVIDSVRRLLRIGATANLLNLLQKQHPADLAQVFGELAERDRLAAFSVLVERSSRLAMEALSELGPESGAALLANRPAEEIARLIQELPSDDAAALLDYLPEELANTVIDLMRRKEGAEVESLLEYEENTAGRIMNPHVFALTEDLTVGEAISELQRARDVEMVFYLYVVDGRRHLVGVVSLRRLLLVSPETPLKRIMAADVISARVDTDQEEVAQQVASYNLLAMPVVDHDSKLVGVITVDDVIDVIKDEATEDIYRLAGVSGDERVSTPVRSALQKRMLWLAVNLVMAFIASTVVYFFRDQISKVAVLAALMPIVAGMGGNAGTQTLAVVVRGLALGELTWANTWKTLVKEVVMGAGNGLVIGGVAGICAWLLYGNPWLGLILLMAMVVNMLVAGAAGTLIPLGLKALKIDPALASSIFITTFTDVFGFLTFLGLGTFFLNRLL from the coding sequence ATGCCGCCGCGGAGACTGGACGTCGTCATCGACTCGGTCCGGCGCCTCCTTCGTATTGGCGCGACGGCCAACTTGCTCAACCTGCTACAGAAGCAGCATCCTGCCGATCTGGCTCAGGTGTTCGGCGAGCTGGCGGAACGCGATCGGCTCGCGGCGTTCAGCGTGCTCGTCGAGCGCAGCTCGCGCCTGGCGATGGAAGCGTTGAGCGAGCTCGGACCGGAATCGGGCGCGGCGCTGCTGGCGAACCGACCGGCCGAGGAGATCGCCCGGCTCATCCAGGAGCTTCCCTCGGACGATGCCGCCGCGCTGCTGGACTACCTGCCCGAGGAGCTGGCGAACACGGTGATCGACCTGATGCGCCGGAAGGAGGGCGCCGAGGTCGAGAGCTTGCTCGAGTACGAGGAGAACACGGCGGGCCGCATCATGAACCCGCACGTGTTCGCGCTGACCGAGGACCTCACGGTGGGGGAGGCTATCAGTGAGCTGCAGCGTGCCCGTGACGTCGAGATGGTCTTCTATCTCTACGTCGTGGACGGGCGGCGACATCTCGTGGGTGTCGTGTCGCTGCGCCGCTTGTTGCTCGTGTCACCGGAGACCCCGCTCAAGCGCATCATGGCGGCCGACGTCATCAGTGCTCGCGTCGATACGGATCAGGAAGAAGTGGCGCAGCAGGTCGCATCGTACAACCTGCTGGCGATGCCCGTTGTCGACCACGACAGCAAGCTCGTCGGCGTCATCACGGTTGACGATGTCATCGACGTCATCAAAGACGAGGCGACCGAAGACATCTATCGGCTGGCGGGTGTATCGGGCGACGAGCGCGTGTCAACGCCGGTCCGTAGCGCGCTCCAAAAGCGCATGCTCTGGCTGGCGGTGAACCTCGTGATGGCGTTCATCGCCTCGACGGTGGTGTACTTCTTCCGGGACCAGATCAGCAAGGTGGCTGTGCTGGCAGCACTCATGCCAATTGTCGCCGGGATGGGCGGCAATGCCGGCACGCAGACGCTTGCGGTCGTCGTGCGGGGCCTGGCCCTCGGCGAGCTCACCTGGGCCAACACCTGGAAGACGCTCGTCAAGGAAGTGGTAATGGGGGCCGGCAATGGCCTCGTGATAGGCGGAGTGGCGGGCATCTGCGCCTGGCTGTTGTACGGCAATCCTTGGCTCGGGCTCATCCTCCTGATGGCCATGGTCGTCAACATGCTGGTTGCAGGTGCGGCGGGAACGCTCATTCCGCTCGGTCTCAAGGCGCTCAAGATCGATCCAGCCCTGGCGTCGAGCATTTTCATCACCACGTTCACCGATGTGTTCGGCTTCCTGACGTTCCTCGGGCTGGGCACGTTCTTTCTGAACCGGTTGCTCTAG
- the ybeY gene encoding rRNA maturation RNase YbeY yields the protein MTVVLVSDRRMRTLNRVWRGVDRTTDVLSFPMAKSQRTRERPPRTPLLAHVGDIVIATGVAERQAREAGHSTTTELRVLALHGLLHVFGYDHKRDSGAMARLERRLRRRGGLPLGLIERGGST from the coding sequence GTGACGGTTGTTCTGGTGAGCGACCGCCGGATGCGTACGCTCAACCGCGTGTGGCGCGGTGTGGATCGGACGACGGACGTTCTCTCGTTTCCCATGGCAAAGTCGCAGCGGACGCGCGAGCGCCCGCCGCGGACGCCGCTACTGGCGCACGTCGGAGACATTGTCATTGCCACCGGCGTGGCGGAGCGGCAGGCGCGCGAAGCAGGCCACAGCACGACGACGGAGCTCCGTGTTCTCGCGCTGCATGGCCTCTTGCACGTGTTCGGCTACGATCACAAGCGAGACAGCGGCGCGATGGCACGCCTCGAGCGCCGGTTGCGCCGCCGAGGCGGTCTGCCGCTCGGCTTGATCGAGCGAGGCGGCAGCACATGA
- a CDS encoding PIN domain-containing protein, which translates to MTLIDTGPLVALCDPHDSRHRTASKHLKALAKADFRLCEAVLVETCFHLPRRAQRQRLWAVIDELDIEPLPDGGDLDFWMEVLGWLVKYADHEPDWADASIAVLSGRDAKLKVWTYDREFRTIWRRPNGTPIPMAVQ; encoded by the coding sequence ATGACTCTCATCGACACTGGACCCCTGGTGGCGCTCTGCGATCCACATGATTCGCGACACCGAACGGCGAGCAAGCACTTGAAAGCTCTCGCAAAGGCCGACTTTCGCCTGTGCGAGGCCGTGCTGGTGGAGACCTGTTTCCACCTACCTCGTCGAGCCCAGCGCCAAAGGCTTTGGGCAGTGATCGACGAGCTCGATATCGAACCGCTGCCCGACGGCGGCGATCTCGACTTCTGGATGGAAGTGCTCGGCTGGCTCGTGAAATATGCCGATCACGAGCCCGACTGGGCCGACGCGTCCATTGCGGTTCTGTCGGGACGCGACGCAAAGCTCAAGGTCTGGACCTACGACCGCGAGTTTCGCACAATCTGGCGCAGGCCGAACGGGACGCCAATCCCGATGGCCGTGCAGTAA
- a CDS encoding glycine--tRNA ligase subunit beta, which produces MMDRELLLEIGVEELPASWLTPLTDQLAERLSAELSRFRLAPGAPVETFATPRRLTATVAKLAERQSEHEETVTGPPVDAAYGADRRPTPAALGFARKHGVEVGALEHLETARGTYLAVRKRERGRAAVDVLPKVLSAVLLGLSFPRQMRWDASLEGTTAVKGTSGKEGADLPFGRPIRWLLFLYGGRVVPFVIRRTPLAQTTSVQDVRSGAVTYGHRFLALSGRPGRTIKVRSFADYRTRLGEHFVLLSHQERYQRLMRELDTHARRLGGRVSGSAQAALVDEVADLVEYPCVVAGVFAPEFLDLPAEVLTTTMIHHQHYFPVADEQSKLMPAFLAVTNTESDQAQRIVVNAERVLSARLRDARFFWDADRRTSLEAKLARLDTLLFHKRLGSYRAKAARLEQLAGWLAGEMLGGEEMRRHAATAGRLAKADLTTDMVRELTELQGTMGGIYAREEGQPEAVWRAISYHYLPVGVEADLPPTHAQLGRAAVSWAAVALADKLDSLVGMFGAGETPTGTRDPFGLRRQAQGLLKLLVDLPEVVHVDTAIALDALVVQARRVLADDLGSSWASAAGTAESALATFLVERLRYLFERRGYRYDEINAVVPADGELGGLSPLAARRRLEALRALRGSQDFEALAVLFKRVKNIARELPADSPRDTSLRALLREPAEVALLDATEARRPGIEAAIAREDFTSALSEAALFRPAVDKFFNDVFVMVDDPPLRAARLRLVADLRDLVLGIADISEIVSSGQ; this is translated from the coding sequence GTGATGGACCGTGAGCTGTTGTTGGAAATCGGTGTCGAAGAGCTGCCGGCGTCCTGGCTGACGCCTCTGACCGACCAACTGGCGGAGCGGTTGTCGGCCGAGCTGTCCAGGTTTCGATTGGCGCCGGGTGCACCGGTCGAGACCTTCGCGACGCCCCGCCGACTGACCGCGACCGTGGCCAAGCTCGCCGAGCGGCAGTCGGAGCATGAGGAGACGGTGACGGGACCGCCCGTGGACGCGGCGTATGGCGCGGATCGACGGCCCACGCCGGCGGCGCTCGGTTTCGCGCGGAAGCACGGCGTGGAGGTGGGCGCGCTCGAGCACCTCGAGACCGCGCGCGGCACCTACCTCGCCGTGCGAAAGCGGGAGCGCGGCCGTGCCGCCGTCGATGTGCTGCCGAAGGTGCTGAGCGCCGTGCTCTTGGGGCTCTCGTTCCCGAGGCAGATGCGGTGGGACGCGTCGCTGGAAGGGACCACCGCGGTCAAGGGGACGTCGGGCAAGGAGGGCGCCGATCTGCCCTTCGGCCGGCCGATCCGATGGCTGCTTTTCCTGTACGGTGGGCGGGTGGTGCCGTTTGTCATTCGGCGGACACCGCTCGCGCAGACCACGAGCGTGCAGGACGTGCGCTCCGGTGCCGTGACCTACGGTCACCGGTTTCTGGCGCTCAGTGGCCGGCCCGGGCGCACCATCAAGGTGCGCAGCTTCGCTGACTACCGGACCCGTCTGGGCGAGCATTTCGTGCTGTTGAGCCACCAAGAACGCTACCAACGGCTCATGCGGGAGCTGGACACGCACGCCCGGCGGCTCGGCGGGCGCGTGAGTGGGTCGGCGCAAGCCGCGCTGGTTGACGAGGTGGCCGACCTCGTCGAGTACCCTTGCGTCGTCGCCGGCGTTTTCGCGCCCGAGTTCCTCGATCTCCCGGCAGAAGTGTTGACCACGACGATGATCCATCATCAGCACTACTTTCCGGTTGCCGACGAGCAGAGCAAGCTGATGCCGGCCTTTCTCGCCGTGACCAACACCGAGTCCGATCAGGCACAGCGGATTGTCGTCAATGCCGAGCGCGTGCTGTCGGCGCGCCTGCGCGACGCACGGTTCTTCTGGGATGCCGACCGACGCACGTCGCTCGAGGCCAAGCTCGCTCGACTCGATACGTTGTTGTTTCACAAGCGGCTGGGAAGCTACCGCGCCAAGGCTGCGCGTCTGGAGCAGCTCGCGGGGTGGCTCGCCGGCGAGATGCTGGGCGGCGAGGAGATGCGTCGGCACGCGGCGACCGCCGGGCGCCTCGCCAAGGCCGATCTCACCACCGACATGGTGCGAGAGCTCACGGAGCTCCAGGGTACCATGGGTGGGATTTACGCGAGGGAGGAGGGCCAGCCGGAGGCCGTGTGGCGGGCCATTTCGTATCACTACCTTCCGGTGGGCGTCGAGGCCGACCTGCCGCCGACCCATGCGCAGCTCGGTCGGGCGGCCGTGAGCTGGGCGGCGGTGGCACTGGCCGACAAGCTCGACTCGCTCGTGGGTATGTTCGGCGCGGGTGAGACGCCGACGGGCACGCGCGATCCGTTCGGGCTGCGTCGCCAAGCTCAGGGACTCTTGAAGCTCCTCGTCGACCTGCCGGAGGTGGTGCACGTCGACACCGCGATAGCGCTCGATGCGCTCGTCGTCCAGGCGCGCCGCGTCCTGGCCGACGACCTCGGGTCGTCTTGGGCATCGGCGGCCGGCACCGCCGAGAGCGCGCTGGCAACCTTTCTGGTCGAGCGGCTTCGGTACCTCTTCGAGCGGCGCGGATACCGGTACGACGAGATCAACGCCGTGGTGCCCGCGGACGGCGAGCTCGGGGGGCTCAGCCCGCTCGCCGCGCGCCGCCGCCTCGAGGCGCTCCGGGCCTTGCGCGGCTCGCAAGACTTCGAGGCGCTTGCGGTGCTGTTCAAGCGGGTGAAGAATATCGCGCGCGAGCTGCCCGCGGACTCGCCACGTGACACGTCGCTTCGAGCGCTGTTACGCGAGCCGGCGGAGGTGGCGCTGCTCGACGCGACCGAGGCGCGCCGCCCCGGCATCGAAGCGGCAATCGCGCGCGAGGATTTCACGTCTGCGCTCTCCGAGGCCGCCCTGTTTCGTCCGGCAGTCGACAAGTTCTTCAACGATGTGTTCGTGATGGTCGACGACCCGCCGCTCAGAGCCGCACGGTTGCGGCTGGTAGCGGACCTGCGCGATCTCGTCTTGGGCATCGCGGACATTTCTGAGATCGTGAGTAGTGGTCAGTGA
- a CDS encoding CBS domain-containing protein, whose product MIPLLLFLLGCFGIYVGIVQTAFVAVMRFSLRMVAEGSGKRSVRRSLEDPSRLFIPSRLLLGLVDVLAAVLLVSLIGVGQRPHGWLWLLLSMTAFILVTEHLVPQLVVRRDPPRVLEVLLPSFHFIAAPLRPLVVLMRSGLNGRERPAARGETEDTAEPSPAVAADAGAEREVAEEAREERRLFISMVEFQDRLVREVMTPRPDIVAVRADATIGELDALFRDQQYSRLPVYQESLDTILGFVNVKDLLLDDPRRPEDPITPLIRPAHVVPETKRVPELLKEMQQAHVQSALVVDEYGGTAGLVTMEDLVEELVGEIRDEYDVEAEPIVEERQGTFVFSGKVDVDKLAERLGVDVEREGFETVGGYLLSRLGRVPQVGEIFDIDDLHVEVLEAEHRRILKVRVRRALVPSSES is encoded by the coding sequence ATGATCCCGCTCCTCCTCTTCTTGCTCGGGTGTTTCGGAATCTACGTCGGCATCGTGCAGACGGCGTTCGTGGCGGTGATGCGATTTTCGCTCCGCATGGTCGCCGAAGGCAGCGGGAAGCGGAGCGTCCGGCGCTCCCTCGAAGATCCAAGCCGTCTCTTCATTCCGTCGCGCCTGCTGCTGGGGCTGGTGGACGTCCTGGCGGCCGTGCTGCTGGTCAGCCTGATCGGTGTCGGGCAGCGGCCGCACGGCTGGCTGTGGCTGCTGCTCTCGATGACCGCCTTCATCCTGGTGACGGAGCATCTCGTGCCACAGCTCGTGGTGCGCCGAGATCCGCCGAGGGTGCTGGAGGTGCTGTTGCCGTCGTTTCACTTCATTGCGGCGCCCTTGCGCCCACTGGTCGTGCTCATGCGGAGTGGACTGAACGGGCGCGAGCGTCCGGCCGCTCGCGGCGAGACGGAGGATACGGCGGAGCCCTCGCCGGCGGTCGCGGCCGACGCGGGCGCAGAGCGAGAGGTGGCCGAGGAGGCGCGAGAGGAACGGCGGCTATTCATCTCCATGGTCGAGTTCCAGGACCGTCTGGTACGCGAGGTCATGACGCCTCGTCCCGACATCGTGGCTGTCCGTGCGGATGCGACCATCGGAGAGCTGGACGCGCTGTTTCGCGATCAGCAGTACTCGAGGCTTCCCGTGTATCAGGAGAGCCTCGACACTATCCTCGGGTTCGTCAACGTGAAAGATCTGCTGCTCGATGATCCGCGACGGCCGGAAGATCCCATCACACCGTTGATTCGCCCGGCACATGTCGTGCCGGAAACCAAGCGTGTGCCGGAGCTGCTCAAGGAAATGCAGCAGGCACACGTGCAGTCGGCGCTCGTCGTGGACGAGTACGGCGGAACCGCTGGCCTGGTCACCATGGAAGATCTCGTCGAGGAGCTCGTCGGGGAGATCCGCGACGAGTACGACGTGGAGGCGGAGCCGATCGTCGAGGAGCGGCAGGGCACGTTCGTCTTCAGCGGGAAGGTGGACGTCGACAAACTGGCCGAGCGACTCGGAGTCGACGTGGAACGGGAAGGATTCGAGACGGTGGGGGGATATCTTCTCAGCCGCCTCGGTCGCGTCCCGCAGGTCGGGGAGATCTTCGACATCGACGACCTGCACGTCGAGGTGCTCGAGGCGGAGCACCGGCGCATCCTGAAGGTACGGGTCAGAAGAGCGCTTGTGCCCAGTAGTGAATCCTGA
- a CDS encoding glycine--tRNA ligase subunit alpha: protein MTLQDLIFKLSQYWAAQGCLIHQPLDIEVGAGTMHPETFLRVLGPQHWKVAYVQPSRRPADGRYGENPNRLYKHHQFQVVLKPAPDDVQQLYLQSLEAVGIDPRVHDIRFEEDNWESPTLGAWGIGWEVLFDGLEITQFTYFQQAGGLELAPIAAELTYGLERIAMVLQRVDNVYDLAWAPGVKYGDVRHRDEVEQSRYSFGEVEGLPRDRFAAFHRELFERHFEFGRALVEANLVLPALEHCLKCSHLFNVLDASGGVGVTERTAYILRVRQLAVAIARAYTEEHAAAPVQETSET, encoded by the coding sequence ATGACACTGCAGGACCTCATCTTCAAGCTCTCACAGTACTGGGCCGCGCAAGGCTGCTTGATCCACCAGCCGCTCGACATCGAGGTGGGCGCCGGCACGATGCATCCGGAGACGTTTCTCCGCGTGCTGGGTCCGCAGCACTGGAAGGTGGCTTACGTGCAACCGTCTCGCCGGCCAGCCGACGGCCGCTATGGTGAGAATCCAAACCGTCTCTACAAGCACCATCAGTTCCAGGTCGTTCTCAAGCCCGCGCCCGACGATGTGCAGCAGCTGTACTTGCAGAGTCTCGAGGCGGTCGGCATCGATCCGCGTGTGCACGACATTCGATTCGAGGAGGACAACTGGGAATCGCCGACGCTCGGCGCGTGGGGTATCGGCTGGGAGGTGCTCTTCGACGGGCTCGAGATCACCCAATTCACCTACTTCCAGCAAGCGGGCGGCCTGGAGCTGGCGCCCATCGCGGCGGAGCTGACCTATGGGCTCGAGCGCATCGCCATGGTGTTGCAGCGAGTCGACAACGTGTACGACCTGGCGTGGGCACCGGGCGTCAAGTACGGCGACGTGCGCCACCGCGACGAGGTCGAGCAGTCGCGATACTCGTTTGGAGAGGTTGAAGGCCTGCCACGCGATCGGTTTGCCGCATTTCACCGCGAGCTCTTCGAGCGCCACTTCGAGTTCGGGCGTGCGCTCGTGGAGGCGAATCTCGTCTTGCCCGCGCTCGAGCACTGCCTCAAGTGCTCTCACCTCTTCAATGTGCTCGATGCGAGCGGCGGTGTGGGTGTCACCGAGCGCACGGCGTACATTCTGCGCGTGCGACAGCTGGCCGTCGCTATCGCACGCGCCTACACCGAGGAGCACGCCGCAGCGCCTGTGCAGGAAACGAGCGAGACGTGA
- a CDS encoding AAA family ATPase — protein sequence MEASSVRKLTVPDEGIETLFGAYDENLRALERLFDVQIRTDGHELLVDGVPGALDRVERFVDQFGALVREGYRFATGEVRTAADLVAHDPQIDLRDHFLKGTLRASSKRSVVPKSKNQRTYLEAIDRHDIVFGVGPAGTGKTYLAMAQAVAFLLAKRVTRIILARPAVEAGEKLGFLPGDLQEKVNPYLRPLYDALYDMLDGEKVDRLLERGTIEIAPIAFMRGRTLNDAFVILDEAQNTTSEQMKMFLTRLGFGSKAVITGDITQIDLPPGRRSGMVEALEVVRRIDGIAFVYFTDRDVVRHQLVQQIVQAYAAYQNGAQ from the coding sequence ATCGAAGCTTCTTCTGTTCGTAAGCTGACAGTCCCGGATGAGGGCATCGAGACGCTCTTCGGGGCCTACGACGAAAATCTCCGGGCGCTCGAGCGGCTCTTCGACGTGCAAATCCGCACGGATGGTCACGAGCTGCTCGTCGACGGGGTGCCCGGCGCCCTCGATCGCGTTGAGCGGTTCGTCGATCAGTTCGGGGCTCTGGTCCGCGAAGGATATCGGTTTGCGACGGGCGAGGTGAGAACAGCCGCCGACCTGGTGGCGCACGATCCCCAGATCGATCTTCGTGATCACTTTCTGAAGGGGACACTGCGTGCGTCCAGCAAACGCTCCGTGGTTCCCAAGAGCAAGAACCAACGGACCTATCTCGAGGCGATCGATCGGCACGACATCGTCTTTGGCGTCGGTCCCGCGGGCACCGGCAAGACCTACCTGGCCATGGCGCAGGCGGTGGCATTTCTCCTGGCCAAGCGTGTGACGCGGATCATTCTCGCGCGGCCCGCGGTTGAAGCTGGCGAGAAGCTCGGCTTCCTCCCTGGCGACCTGCAAGAAAAGGTGAATCCGTATTTGCGTCCCCTCTACGACGCGCTGTACGACATGCTGGACGGCGAGAAGGTGGACCGGCTTCTCGAGCGCGGGACCATCGAGATTGCGCCGATTGCCTTCATGCGCGGCCGGACGCTGAATGATGCATTCGTCATTCTCGACGAGGCGCAGAACACCACGTCCGAGCAGATGAAGATGTTCCTCACGCGGCTCGGCTTCGGCTCCAAGGCGGTCATTACGGGCGACATCACGCAAATCGATCTTCCTCCAGGGCGGCGCTCGGGTATGGTCGAGGCGCTCGAGGTCGTCCGGCGCATCGACGGCATTGCCTTCGTCTACTTCACCGATCGAGACGTCGTCCGGCACCAGCTCGTTCAACAAATCGTCCAGGCGTACGCCGCGTACCAGAACGGCGCGCAATGA